Proteins from a single region of Garra rufa unplaced genomic scaffold, GarRuf1.0 hap1_unplaced_049, whole genome shotgun sequence:
- the LOC141315902 gene encoding autophagy-related protein 16-like: protein MAGRGVECLWKRHVVEQLKQRDRVQRQAFEEIIHQYNRLLEKSDLQVVFSERLQTDKYEQQNRHDLSPGVEGGRNDSLQQEMAQMRIKHQEELTELHKKRGELAQSVIELNNQIQQKDKEIQSNEAKMLEYQQQISRLEGECRELRNSLADLERANQTLRDEYDALQITFSALEEKLRKTTEENQELVTRWMAEKAQEANKLNAENEKDTRRRQAKLQKELADAAKEPLPIDPDDDIEVLSEDLEKGKGETSPSRQISRTPSRRVSQPPPPPGLLDSISNIFGLSDSVQPGFVPSDSRRRRSVNSFSSSPEAAEVPSGCADVRVPSTALHIFDAHDGEVNAVRFSPGSRLLATGGMDRRVKLWEVVSGRCEPKGALTGSNAGITSIEFDSAGSYLLAASNDFASRIWTVDDYRLRHTLTGHSGKVLSARFLLDNTRIVSGSYDRTLKLWDLRSKVCMKTVFAGSSCNDIVCTEQCVMSGHFDKKVRFWDIRSESIVLELELQGRVTSLDLNHDRTELLTCSRDDLVKIIDLRSNAVRQTLNAQGFKCGSDFTRVTFSPDGSYVAAGSADGVLYIWNVLTGKLDKSLDKGHSSAINSVSWSPSGAYVASVGKGSKAVLWSDM from the exons ATGGCGGGACGTGGAGTCGAGTGTTTGTGGAAACGTCACGTTGTTGAACAGCTGAAGCAGAGAGACCGAGTTCAGCGTCAGGCCTTTGAGGAGATCATACACCAgt ATAACCGGTTATTAGAGAAGTCTGATCTTCAGGTTGTTTTTTCTGAGCGTCTCCAGACCGATAAATATGAGCAACAGAACAGACATGACCTCAG TCCGGGTGTCGAGGGTGGCCGCAATGATTCCCTGCAGCAGGAAATGGCTCAGATGAGAATCAAGCATCAAGAGGAGCTGACGGAGCTACACAAGAAACGAGGAGAG TTGGCTCAGAGTGTGATTGAACTAAACAACCAGATTCAGCAGAAAGACAAAGAGATCCAGAGTAATGAAGCCAA GATGTTGGAGTATCAGCAGCAGATCTCCCGTCTGGAAGGCGAATGTCGTGAGCTCCGCAACTCTCTGGCCGATCTGGAACGAGCCAATCAGACGCTGCGAGACGAGTACGATGCCCTGCAGATCACATTCAGTGCCCTGGAGGAGAAACTACGGAAAACCACCGAGGAAAATCAGGAGCTGGTGACACGCTGGATGGCTGAGAAAGCGCAGGAGGCCAATAAACTCAATGCTGAGAACGAGAAGGACACCAG GCGCAGACAGGCGAAACTGCAGAAGGAATTGGCAGACGCAGCGAAGGAACCTCTTCCTATAGACCC AGATGATGACATTGAAGTTCTCTCAGAGGATCTTGAGAAGGGAAAGGGTGAAACGTCACCAAGCAGACAGATCAGTCGCACACCCAG CAGACGAGTGTCTcagcctcctcctcctcctggaCTGCTGGATTCCATCTCCAATATCTTTGG CTTGTCTGATTCTGTCCAACCTGGTTTCGTCCCATCTGACTCCAG AAGACGCCGCTCTGTGAATTCGTTCAGCTCATCTCCTGAAGCCGCGGAGGTGCCGTCGGGGTGCGCTGATGTCCGAGTTCCCTCCACTGCTCTGCACATCTTT GACGCCCATGATGGAGAAGTGAACGCCGTGAGGTTCAGTCCCGGTTCCCGTCTGCTTGCCACGGGAGGAATGGACCGCAGAGTGAAGCTCTGGGAGGTCGTTTCTG GGCGATGTGAACCTAAAGGTGCGCTGACGGGCAGTAATGCTGGAATCACCAGTATAGAGTTTGATAGTGCG GGCTCGTATCTCCTGGCTGCGTCTAATGATTTTGCCAGCAGAATCTGGACGGTTGATGATTACAGACTGCGG CACACACTCACAGGACACAGCGGAAAGGTATTATCCGCTCGGTTTCTCCTCGATAACACACGAATCGTCTCCGGAAGCTACGATCGAACCCTCAAGCTCTGGGACTTGCGCAGCAAAGTCT GCATGAAGACGGTGTTTGCTGGTTCTAGCTGTAATGACATTGTCTGCACGGAGCAGTGTGTGATGAGCGGACACTTTGATAAGAAAGTTCGTTTCTGGGACATTAG GTCGGAGAGTATCGTGCTTGAGCTGGAGTTGCAGGGCCGCGTAACATCTTTGGACCTCAATCACGACCGGACCGAGCTCTTGACCTGCTCTCGTGACGACCTGGTGAAAATAATCGATCTGCGCAGTAATGCAGTGCGACAGACGTTAAA TGCTCAAGGATTCAAGTGTGGTTCAGACTTCACCAGAGTCACGTTTAG tCCTGATGGAAGTTATGTGGCGGCCGGTTCTGCAGACGGCGTTCTGTACATTTGGAACGTTCTAACGGGAAAACTAGACAAAAGCCTTGATAAAGGTCACAG